In a genomic window of Anoxybacter fermentans:
- the glyA gene encoding serine hydroxymethyltransferase: MEHLKKVDPEVFEWIEKEKARQHDKIELIASENFVSPAVMEAAGSCLTNKYAEGYPGKRYYGGCEFVDEIEKLAIERAKKLFGAEHANVQPHSGSQANQAVYFAMVPIGGTILGMDLSHGGHLTHGSPVNQSGTYYNFIHYGVSKETETIDYDQVRALALEHKPKLIVAGASAYPRVIDFAKFREIADEVGAYFMVDMAHIAGLVAAGLHPNPVEYADFVTTTTHKTLRGIRGGMILCKEEYAKAIDKAIFPGLQGGPLMHIIAAKAVTFKEALSDEFKDYQKQIVKNAKVLAETLIEKGFRLVSGGTDNHLMLVDLTNMDVTGKEAEQVLDKVGITVNKNTIPFETRSPFVTSGIRIGTPAVTTRGFKEDEMREIGQLIYDTIINRDNEEELAKIKERVAALCSRF; the protein is encoded by the coding sequence TTGGAACATCTTAAAAAAGTTGATCCAGAGGTTTTTGAATGGATTGAGAAAGAAAAAGCTCGTCAGCACGATAAAATCGAATTGATTGCTTCAGAAAACTTTGTTAGTCCTGCAGTTATGGAGGCAGCTGGTTCCTGTTTGACTAATAAGTATGCTGAAGGATACCCGGGAAAGCGGTATTATGGTGGTTGTGAGTTTGTTGATGAAATAGAAAAATTGGCTATTGAGCGGGCCAAAAAGTTATTTGGTGCAGAACATGCCAATGTGCAACCTCACTCTGGTTCCCAGGCTAATCAGGCTGTATATTTTGCTATGGTTCCAATTGGTGGTACCATTCTAGGTATGGATCTCTCGCATGGCGGTCATTTAACCCATGGTAGCCCTGTTAATCAGTCTGGTACTTATTATAATTTTATTCACTATGGAGTTTCTAAAGAGACTGAAACTATCGATTATGATCAGGTCAGAGCTCTGGCTTTAGAACATAAACCAAAGTTGATCGTTGCTGGTGCCAGTGCATACCCACGGGTGATCGATTTTGCTAAATTCCGTGAGATCGCTGATGAAGTTGGAGCCTATTTTATGGTAGATATGGCTCATATTGCTGGTCTGGTAGCAGCTGGTTTGCATCCAAATCCTGTGGAATATGCTGATTTTGTTACTACCACCACTCACAAAACTCTAAGGGGTATCCGTGGCGGTATGATTCTTTGTAAAGAAGAATATGCCAAAGCTATTGATAAAGCCATTTTCCCAGGTTTGCAGGGTGGTCCGTTGATGCATATTATCGCTGCTAAAGCTGTAACATTTAAAGAAGCTTTGAGTGATGAATTTAAAGATTATCAAAAGCAGATAGTGAAAAATGCCAAAGTTCTTGCTGAAACCTTGATAGAAAAAGGTTTTAGATTGGTATCAGGTGGTACCGATAATCATTTAATGCTGGTCGATTTGACCAATATGGATGTGACCGGTAAAGAAGCAGAACAGGTCTTAGATAAAGTTGGTATTACTGTTAATAAGAATACCATTCCATTTGAAACCCGGAGTCCATTTGTAACCAGCGGTATTCGGATCGGTACTCCAGCAGTTACAACCCGCGGTTTTAAAGAAGATGAAATGCGGGAAATTGGTCAACTGATCTATGATACCATTATAAACCGCGATAATGAAGAAGAATTAGCAAAAATTAAAGAACGTGTTGCTGCTTTATGTAGTCGTTTCTAA